A region of the Hirundo rustica isolate bHirRus1 chromosome 5, bHirRus1.pri.v3, whole genome shotgun sequence genome:
ACACTGCAGTTTGCGGATGCTGCGCGAGAACCGCTTGAAAGCCCGCTGCCCTTTCTGCCACCGCTTCAGCGAGGTGATCACGAGTTCCCCAGCTTGCTTCTGCCCCATCACCAAGTAGGGGACGTTGATGTCGTTCATCTCATCGCAGGTACACTGGAGGCCACCTTTGAGCCAGAGCACTATCTTCCTCAGATCTCTTTCTGTCAGCCCATTCAGCTTGTAGAtggttttgctctttgtttCGGGGGTGATCTTGGTATCCCCATTGATGTAGGCAATCTCCTTCACTTTTATCTTCAAGGCTAATAGAgcgaggggagggggaagtggggagagggagagagattgagaggtttttttcccattagtGCACATAAAGAGGACCTGGGGAGGGAGGTGCTCTATTGCTAATTAAACTGTCAGGGCTGACAGAAGAGGCAGCAGGTGGCTCCATTTCTAAAGCCACAAAGGGCATGCAAGTCATttcagtttgaatcaacctTAGGATTGAGGttttttggatttcttttctcctctctcccctccccctcttttcccttcctttctaaattaatattttttccagcctttctgcTTTTTGCAACAGAGAGAGGGCACGTTTGCTACACTAAGCAgagcactgttttttttttttttttgctgggagAGGACAGCCTTCCTGAAAGTAGTGTTTGAAGGGGAGGTGGGGAGGCAAGTACCTAGACCTAATCTGAAACCTgatctctgctgcagctcaaaACTTCTACACTTAATTTATTAGGCTGGAGAGGATTTTAGGCAAACCTGTAAGGAAATGATATTTCACATGCAttgtttttttgaaagaatAGATCCCATGGAGGGCAAATTGGTCCAACAGCTGCATTCAATTTGGTAAAATAACTAGGAGGGGGATACAGGGCCCTGTAAGAAGCTGTGGGGCATGTTTAGCTTTAGGAGGATTTATCTGAGTGCCATTTGCAAGGCCAAAACTATTGATTGTTTTAGCAATTATGTCCCACAATCACGGTTTCaggttttgggtgggtttttgttttcttttttttaaagaaagacttCTGATTTTTTATAGATACTTATACTACAAATCTGTTTCCAGGTATTAAACACTAACCTATTGTAAAAGGATTCTCCTCCTTATTCCTTTTTGCTCTTGAAATGCTAATGTGTGGATAATGTGTCCTTCAGTTGTCTGTGTTGAAGGGGCTTTCTTGTCCTCTTCTAACCCCAGATCTTCCCATTAAGTTTatatccccaattgtctgtgCATTACCTTCTCTGTCAAATGATATATAGAGCTGCATTCTTAATCTGTGGAGAGAGTCTTTCTTACGATACACTGAGATTGGTCATGCAGCTCTGTCTCAAACATCTAAATGAAGCTTTGCTCTGCTTCTCCCCAGGCAATAGTCTGCATGAaagattctatttttttttttttttttccattttactttctATTGGGCTTGCCAGCAACATCCACATAAAAGAGCACTACTTCAAAacagtaaacagaaaaatatgacaAGAAGGGCTACTTTTTACTCCAAGGTGGAATTTTTGTGTTTCATGACCCAATGGTCAAAACCATGAATTTATTCAGGCACAGGTCTTACTGACTCCACTGGGAGTGGAGCAGTACCTGATCCTCGACTCTCAAGTTGGAAGCTAGAGGAGCTCTGCTTCCACTTACCAAAGTCGTTTTTGCAGAGGTTTTCCACGATGTCATTATcatcttcatttttgtttttgcaggCATCACAGACCTTGGGTGCTGGAAATGGAAGCAACAGTCCCCGTCAGACCCGGGGAGAAAGGAACAGCAGGTGGCGTTGGGAACCCTTTGGGAAACGCTTTCCATCCCTTCACCCCAGagcctgctccttctccccccagccccggaGCTGCCCGAGCACTTTGTGGCGCCCTATCCCGCTGCAGACCCGCTGCAGGGGTCACGCTGGGCTCTTGAGGTCACGCCTCaaacaaaagcttttgttttaacGGGTAAAAAAGTACAAGGGGAGTGGGGAGGGAGGTCGAAACACGAcgcagagcagcccagcaccGCGCTGCAGCGACGGCTCTCGTACAAGGCGATGCCCCTCTGGATGCCGCGCGGCTCCAGTGCCGAATCCCAGACCTCTTCTTCGAGGATGAAGATGGGTGCAGGCCGGTGACAGTTCCCCGACGGTGCCTGCGGTTTCCCCGGCCCCCTCGGAAAAGCCTCCCTGGGCCTGGTCGGCGGCCACTTCCCCTGTCCCCCCGTCCCGGAGCACCGGGGCGTGCTGTAACTCAAGGCAGACGCCTTCGTTCCCCCGTGGAAAGCCGCGCACGGACGCCGCTGTCGGGGCGCCTCATCGGGGGCAGATGCTGCCGGTTCGGGGGGGACCCGGCCGCTCCCTCTTACCTTCCCTGGTGACGGGGAGGATGTGGTCGCTGCTGGCCAGCGGGATGCAGAGGTCGTTGTCCTTGGGGAAGCGGCTGCAGTCCAGCATGTCGGGCCAGGGGAAGCCGAAAGCGGACATCACCGGGGCGCAGCTCTCCTTCACCTCCTCGCAGAGCGAGTGGCAGGGCTGGATGATCTCGTCCAGGTCGTCGATGCAGACGGGGGCaaagagggagcagaggaactTCCTGGTGTCGGGGTGGCACTGCTTCTGCACCAGGGGGATCCAGGTGGAcgcctgctccagcacctcctgcaccGTCTCATGCCCCAGCAGGTTGGGCAGCCGCATGCTCTGGTACTCGATGCCCCGGCACAGCAGCATCGGGGCGGGGATGGGCTTGCAGTTGGAGCGCTTGTAGGAGAAGTCGGGCTCCCCGAAGGGGAAGAGCCCGGCGACCGAGCCCATGCACTGGGAcgccagcaggagcagggcgcAGAGGCGGCGCTGCATTTTGGGGCGCGGAGGAGGTGGAGGGGGGGCTGGCGAAAGGCTCGGGGGGCCGGGGTgacggggcgggcggcgcgaCGCTACCTCAGCCGCAGGCAGCGTCCCCCAGCccgggctcctgctgccaggcgGGGACGGAGAGTCTGAGCGAGATGCTGGGGCAAACGGgagttttctggatttttttgtatGCAAATAGCAGGGGGAGCGGGGGCTGGGAGGAGCCTGGTGACAGCCATCCAGAAAGGATTGGTCACTACTTTCTCGGTCTGCTTTTGCTCAGGGGGATTGTCTTTTGGCAGGAAATCCTTGCGAGGAACGTTACCGTGCGAGCAcggagaaggagggaaagatCCCGGCGAACAAAGAGCCCCGAGGAGCTCCTGAGCCGGGCagggggcgcggggccgccgcggggagctggaggtgagctttgcctctggcacagctgctgggagctgcccccgctccccccggcaCCCCCTGCCCGCCTTTGGAGTCTTCTCTGCCAGCAGACGGGAGATGTGGCCGGGCCCCTTCCCAGGCGAGGGGCGAGGCTGGCGGCTCCCTCATCCCCCGGGGGGTGTCTGGCACCTCCGGCCCCTCCCTGCgatgctggcagggctggggccggggctggAGCCGCGGGCAGCGGCTGGGGGCTGCCGGCACTTCCGACCCCGCTCCGGCTCGGCAGCGCCCAGCCCTGGGGGTTGCCAGGCGGggccctcctgctgccccccagcccctcctgcccccggctgtcccctcccaggagcGAGAGCCTGCAGTGGACCCGGGCTTACAGCCCCTGGCTGGCCCCGGACTGCCAGTGGGGGATTTCCCCGAGTGGAAGAATCCAAGTGCTTTCGAAATACTAGCCCGTTTTTCTGAGGCTAAAAGCGCGGCCCTGGCTCCGTGCAGCACAGGCACATCCCTTTCCCTTCACTCCTGTCTTCACCTAGAAACTCCCTTAAAGAATTGTGTTTGTGTTGATTTAACACCAAGGGGAAGACAACAGGCAAGGCGCTGGGATCACAACTCAGCTTCAGTGTGCTTTGGATAACTCTTGGATATTTAGTAATATTATTTATGGGATTATTATTGAAAAGAGAAGGCCTGTGTAGTATCATTTTGTGGTAAACCACATTCATTAATCAGCTACTGAATATTTCTCCTTATAAAGATGTTTTATGGGAAGCTAGCCTCAGCCATGATGAGTTCTGTGAATTGCCGGATCTCCGTACATCCAGTTTCCCTACTGGGCTTCCCAGAGATGTGGCTCATTGCTTGTGGCACAGGAAGGAGATGGGACCTGCAATGTTCCCAGCAGGAAGGCACAGGTCTGCCATGCTGGAatggctgcagtgctgccccAGGCAGGCTGCTGTCACACAGTGAAGCCAGCGCTTTCAGAGAAGATTCCAAGATCCCATCCCGTGGGATCCAATGAATGAATGTAGTCTCCCTGTAGGCCAGCTTCTCTCCTGAAGTTGTTTTAtacctggaaaataaatgtcCTGAATGTCTAGTATCACTTGTGGTAAGGCTTAAAAGTAGTTTATTTCTTACAGCGCCACATATTCTTGCCATTACTTACCTCTAAACAGAGCACATGTGAGCTGCTGGCCTCAGTTGCCTTCCGTAAGACTGAGCCCCACTGATGGCTTATGGTGCCCGTTTTAAGCCTATTTTGCCAAGTGACAGAGGTTGTAGCCTTTGTCACTTGCCAGGAATGTCAGTTCCAGCTCCTCGTGCTGGTTCTACAAGCCTCTGTCCCCAAACTCCACTTTGGTAGAAGGAAATCTACCAACAGGTTTGTTCTGACCCTGAATGGTCGGGCTATTCACCCGGTCTTTGTAAAATGGACAAGTTTGTGgcttgttttcctctcccttatttttttcactgcttaTTTTTTGGAGTCATTGATATCACCTCAGGTGGATTTCCGCACGACTGGAAGAAAATTTGCCTGCTCCGTAATTCCCTGTACACTGCTTTCCATGGATGCAGCCAGTTAGGCTATGTGGGAGCAAAGGCCCAGATCTGAGCAGACTGTTTAGACTGGAGATAATAACCATTCTCTGTGGTGGAGGAGGAGACACTTCCGACAGAAACCTGCTCATTCTTTTCACCAGaattgtttgcttgtttgtttccaGCCCACAGGAAATAAGCAGAAAAACCACAGGTTTTTGTGGATTAAGCTTCGATTTGAAATAAGGTTTTATTGAGACcttattatttccatttttaatgaCCCCCGGTGAACTCATTTACTGTAAGTTTGAAATGAGATCACGTAAACAAAACCAGCCCACGCCTGCAGACCCGAGCAACCACTGGCGTGCTCGCTCTGATCCCTTGCAGGTGAAAGCTCCGGAGGGCGAGGCCGCCTTCAGCGCTCCTGGCAGCCAGCTCGGGCACGGCGTTCCCAGCCTGCCGACCCGAACGCTGCTCGCCGTCGCTGCCGGGCAGCCGCGCCCGTTCACCGTGACCCCAGCCGCCCTCCCAGGGTGCGCATGATGCCAGCACGGCCCCtcgcggcgcggcgggcggagcggggctgcTTTGGCCGCTCCGGTGCCTCTGCCCCCGGCTGTCGGGGCCACGCGTCGGGACCGGGCGTGGGATGTGCCCGGCACGGCCCGGGAGCGTCCCCACGGACCGCCCGCGGGGGCGTGCCACGGCAGCCGATAAACACCCCCTGTCTCGCTTAAttgggaacggagctggggagcGGTGCTGCCCCtccgccctgccccgccccggCTCTCCAGCGTAGGTGCGGGGCCCGCTGCCGCCAGGTAAGGCGCTGGGATCCACATCCCACGAAAGCCATCGGGCTGGAGGCTTGGGCGGCCTGCCAGGAGCCAAGCAGGACTGCACTCCTAAAACACAATGATGTTTTAAGGTATACCTCcttttttgtgttatttatatatatatacacacacatatatatatataattagtGTATTAaggtttttattattgttttaaagGCAGCATAGGTTTTTGAGCACCAGTAAATTCATCAAGTGCCATGGACAGTAAAGCCACTTTAAAGCCCTGAAAGTAGCATAAGCGTTTAAGCCACTTTAGATGTTTAAATCTGTATAAGCTGTTAAAACGCCTTTAATCCTCAAGTGCTTAAATCACCTTAAATCTTGGGAGTTAGGTGAGAGAATGAGCCGCCTGGAAAGAAACCCCTCAGCTCCAGTTCACCCCCAACCTCAGTTACCTGATGGATGGTGGTAAAAATGAATGAACTGTGGGGAGTCCTTGGAACTTGCGCCGAGTTCAGTGTTGCATCGTGTCCTAAGGAGCTTGCTTGTTCTGTGTCCTCTAAGTTAAAACAGTGATGCTGGTTCCCCTTGTTTTCAAGCCTTGATAAAGACTATGAACTTCTGTACGT
Encoded here:
- the SFRP2 gene encoding secreted frizzled-related protein 2 is translated as MQRRLCALLLLASQCMGSVAGLFPFGEPDFSYKRSNCKPIPAPMLLCRGIEYQSMRLPNLLGHETVQEVLEQASTWIPLVQKQCHPDTRKFLCSLFAPVCIDDLDEIIQPCHSLCEEVKESCAPVMSAFGFPWPDMLDCSRFPKDNDLCIPLASSDHILPVTREAPKVCDACKNKNEDDNDIVENLCKNDFALKIKVKEIAYINGDTKITPETKSKTIYKLNGLTERDLRKIVLWLKGGLQCTCDEMNDINVPYLVMGQKQAGELVITSLKRWQKGQRAFKRFSRSIRKLQC